A genomic region of Rhodococcus oxybenzonivorans contains the following coding sequences:
- a CDS encoding methionine ABC transporter permease, translating into MSAPGTAVLAISTPVDELPELFLPALQQTVQMVGITVILAILLGTPLAVILHNTAPRGLFPNPAVNAVAGWVVNLGRSLPFLVLMAAIIPFTRFIVGTSLGVQAAAVPMTLAATPYVARLIENSLRDVPPEVVEVGRASAGSNFQIIRKVQLHEAVPTIIGALTIALIGILDMSAIAGAVGAGGIGNLAIAYGYNRFDNTVMITTVIALVVLVQVIQLVGDLAARLTNRR; encoded by the coding sequence ATGAGCGCCCCGGGCACTGCCGTTCTCGCCATTTCGACTCCGGTCGACGAACTTCCCGAGCTGTTCCTCCCCGCCCTGCAGCAGACCGTGCAGATGGTCGGGATCACGGTGATCCTGGCCATCCTGCTGGGCACTCCGCTGGCGGTCATCCTGCACAACACCGCTCCCCGCGGGTTGTTCCCCAACCCGGCGGTCAACGCGGTCGCGGGCTGGGTGGTCAACCTCGGTCGATCACTTCCCTTCCTGGTGCTGATGGCCGCCATCATTCCGTTCACCCGGTTCATCGTCGGCACGTCGCTCGGGGTGCAGGCCGCGGCGGTTCCGATGACGCTGGCCGCGACGCCGTACGTCGCGCGTCTGATCGAGAATTCGCTGCGCGACGTTCCCCCCGAAGTGGTGGAAGTGGGCCGGGCCTCAGCCGGGTCGAACTTTCAGATCATCCGCAAAGTGCAACTCCACGAGGCGGTCCCGACGATCATCGGCGCTCTGACCATCGCGCTGATCGGCATCCTCGACATGTCGGCGATCGCCGGCGCGGTGGGCGCAGGCGGCATCGGCAACCTCGCCATCGCCTACGGCTACAACAGATTCGACAACACCGTGATGATCACGACGGTCATCGCACTCGTGGTACTGGTCCAGGTCATCCAGCTCGTCGGCGATCTGGCCGCCCGCCTCACCAACCGGCGCTGA
- a CDS encoding methionine ABC transporter ATP-binding protein produces the protein MIEVRSVTKRFGKKSSSVEVLHDIDFSAGTGQIAAVIGQSGAGKTTLSRIISLLERPSEGRILLDGVDVSGLSERRLRDQRRAIGTIFQASSLLARRTAAENVALPLEFAGVGRTERRARVEELLGRVGLSDKADLYPRQLSGGQRQRVGIARSLALAPKVLVSDEATSGLDPSTTRSILALLRELRDDLGLTIVLITHEMDVVRQVADVVTVLDAGRVVESGPVIELLRDPRSELGVGLLPDRSHITTADRDVLWHVTYGSDTVPTNWIELLGKATGWSIGVLSGTVESVGGRPAGRVTISVAGEHPSVGDLLSSWGLHGTRVENATSARTTEEAAA, from the coding sequence ATGATCGAAGTCCGTTCCGTCACGAAACGATTCGGGAAGAAATCCAGTTCCGTCGAAGTGCTCCACGACATCGACTTCTCCGCCGGCACAGGCCAGATCGCGGCGGTGATCGGCCAGAGCGGTGCGGGCAAGACCACGCTGTCGCGCATCATCAGCCTGCTGGAGCGTCCGTCCGAGGGGCGCATTCTGCTCGACGGTGTCGACGTCTCGGGACTGTCCGAACGCCGGCTCCGGGATCAGCGCCGCGCGATCGGCACGATCTTCCAGGCGTCGAGTCTCCTCGCCCGTCGCACGGCGGCGGAGAATGTGGCCCTGCCGCTCGAATTCGCCGGTGTTGGCCGCACCGAGCGGCGAGCACGGGTGGAGGAGCTGCTCGGACGGGTCGGTCTGTCCGACAAGGCCGACCTCTACCCTCGGCAGCTGTCCGGCGGGCAGCGGCAGCGCGTGGGGATTGCCCGGTCGCTGGCACTCGCCCCCAAGGTCCTGGTGTCGGACGAGGCGACGTCCGGGCTCGATCCGAGTACCACCCGATCCATCCTCGCGTTGCTTCGTGAACTGCGCGACGACCTCGGACTGACGATCGTGCTGATCACCCACGAAATGGATGTCGTCCGGCAGGTCGCGGACGTGGTCACCGTCCTCGATGCGGGGCGGGTGGTGGAATCGGGCCCGGTGATCGAACTCCTCCGGGATCCCCGGTCCGAACTCGGTGTCGGCCTCCTCCCCGACCGTTCCCACATCACCACGGCGGACCGGGACGTGCTCTGGCACGTCACCTACGGCTCCGACACCGTTCCCACCAACTGGATCGAACTTCTCGGCAAGGCCACCGGCTGGTCGATCGGGGTGCTGTCCGGGACCGTGGAATCGGTCGGCGGACGCCCGGCCGGTCGGGTCACCATCTCGGTGGCCGGTGAGCATCCGTCCGTCGGCGACCTGCTGTCGTCGTGGGGCCTGCACGGAACCCGGGTCGAGAACGCCACATCCGCGCGTACCACCGAGGAGGCAGCGGCATGA
- a CDS encoding MetQ/NlpA family ABC transporter substrate-binding protein codes for MTNRPRSVTRARAAAAGGLTATLLLLLTACGAAEGNDRTEGDGPQTTFKIGYTAGSILDEKLAKEVAKLAPDHGITVEPVQIEDSKLKNLAVSQGDIDANHSQHQEWMRVQNEDGNLGLYAAGDWYVLKFSGYSEKYGKLEDLPKGAKVAIPDDPSNQAQALQTLQDLGQLTLKDGVDPSRVTIRDVKDNPKSFEFTEAALAQLPRTLPDIDLALGWRSNFDLADVPDDKIVFNAPAYELYWIEVVINETNKDNPDFAPLLDTYHDPRIGQLIDSDPFFSRVAQSIESAKATDRSQTNLDGAAAKPAG; via the coding sequence ATGACGAATCGACCCCGCTCGGTAACGCGCGCCCGCGCTGCGGCGGCAGGCGGACTGACGGCCACCCTCCTTCTCCTCCTCACCGCGTGCGGCGCGGCCGAGGGCAACGACCGCACCGAGGGCGACGGCCCGCAGACCACGTTCAAGATCGGATACACCGCCGGATCGATCCTGGACGAAAAGCTCGCCAAGGAAGTCGCGAAACTCGCCCCCGACCACGGCATCACCGTCGAACCCGTCCAGATCGAGGATTCGAAGCTCAAGAATCTCGCAGTCTCCCAAGGCGACATCGACGCCAACCACAGCCAGCATCAGGAATGGATGCGCGTGCAGAACGAGGACGGCAACCTCGGACTGTATGCGGCCGGAGACTGGTACGTCCTCAAGTTCTCGGGCTACTCCGAGAAGTACGGCAAACTCGAGGATCTCCCGAAGGGCGCGAAGGTCGCCATCCCCGACGACCCGTCGAATCAGGCGCAGGCACTGCAGACCCTGCAGGACCTCGGCCAGCTCACCCTCAAGGACGGTGTCGACCCGTCGCGCGTGACCATCCGCGACGTCAAGGACAACCCGAAGTCGTTCGAGTTTACCGAGGCCGCGCTGGCGCAGTTGCCGCGCACCCTCCCCGACATCGACCTGGCGCTGGGCTGGCGGTCCAACTTCGACCTCGCCGACGTCCCCGACGACAAGATCGTCTTCAACGCCCCCGCCTACGAGTTGTACTGGATCGAGGTCGTCATCAACGAGACGAACAAGGACAACCCCGACTTCGCGCCGCTGCTCGACACCTACCACGACCCGCGGATCGGCCAGCTCATCGACAGCGACCCGTTCTTCTCCCGGGTGGCGCAGAGCATCGAATCGGCGAAGGCCACCGACCGCAGCCAGACCAATCTCGACGGCGCGGCCGCGAAGCCGGCCGGCTGA
- a CDS encoding PDDEXK nuclease domain-containing protein: MATMSRAEEIEPAGYGALLEDIKSQVRTARVHAARKVNTELILLYWKIGKLIRARQNEEGWGTRVIARLADDLRTEFPGMRGLSQRNLVYMRTLATAYPDPIAQHPAAQLPWGHILVLLDRVPDPRVRDWYASQAAHHGWSRATLVHHITSDRHLRVGAAPNNFPTTLPAHESDLAHEILQDPYNLDFLGLDAGYSERELEDALIGRLTHFLTELGGGFSFVGRQYKLTVGNSDYYLDLLFFHLGLRRFVVFELKIGHAEPEHIGKLNFYVNAVDDLLRKPEHGDGTTIGILLAADRDDIVVEYALRGLDSPLAVSTYTTHRSLPADLRPALPTAADLADAIRDVRHPHNPPPPIPGPATDS; the protein is encoded by the coding sequence ATGGCGACGATGAGTCGAGCAGAAGAAATCGAGCCCGCCGGCTACGGCGCGTTACTCGAGGACATCAAGTCCCAGGTCCGCACCGCCCGTGTTCATGCTGCTCGCAAGGTCAACACCGAACTGATCCTCCTGTACTGGAAGATCGGGAAGCTGATCCGCGCTCGGCAGAACGAGGAAGGGTGGGGCACCCGGGTCATTGCCCGGCTCGCCGACGACCTGCGCACCGAGTTCCCCGGCATGCGAGGACTGTCGCAACGCAATCTGGTCTACATGCGCACCCTTGCCACCGCGTACCCCGACCCCATTGCGCAGCACCCTGCTGCGCAATTGCCGTGGGGACACATCCTCGTCCTCCTCGACCGTGTCCCCGACCCCCGTGTCCGCGACTGGTACGCCAGCCAGGCGGCCCATCACGGCTGGTCCCGTGCCACACTCGTCCACCACATCACCTCGGACAGACATCTGCGTGTCGGTGCCGCACCGAACAACTTCCCCACCACGCTGCCGGCGCACGAATCCGACCTCGCCCACGAAATCCTGCAGGATCCGTACAACCTCGACTTCCTGGGCCTCGACGCCGGTTACAGCGAACGCGAACTCGAAGATGCCCTCATCGGCCGACTCACCCATTTCCTCACCGAGCTCGGTGGTGGTTTTTCCTTCGTCGGACGCCAGTACAAGCTCACCGTCGGCAACTCCGACTACTACCTCGATCTGCTGTTCTTCCACCTGGGCCTGCGCCGCTTCGTCGTCTTCGAGCTCAAAATCGGCCACGCCGAGCCCGAACACATCGGCAAGCTCAACTTCTACGTCAACGCCGTCGATGACCTGCTCCGCAAACCCGAGCACGGCGACGGCACCACCATCGGCATCCTCCTCGCCGCCGACCGCGACGACATCGTCGTCGAATACGCCCTTCGCGGTCTGGACTCGCCGCTCGCCGTCAGCACCTACACCACACACCGGTCCCTGCCCGCCGACCTCCGGCCCGCCCTACCGACAGCCGCGGACCTCGCCGACGCCATCCGGGACGTCCGACACCCCCACAACCCCCCGCCCCCTATCCCTGGGCCGGCCACCGACAGTTGA
- a CDS encoding winged helix-turn-helix domain-containing protein translates to MDTIDRKALAALDAAAARRRVADLDVRRAVAEANAAHITQRVIHEHIGISQPTIHRMLRTVLENPALLDRTPTEVIDRRTAGEISDTEMMQVLLDWNFTFGTVPVSSGISADAYEPGSWDEIERAYYRGLLTDDEIGRLTERNTDALEQAARSA, encoded by the coding sequence GCAGCGGCCGCACGGCGCAGGGTCGCCGACCTCGATGTCCGGCGGGCGGTGGCCGAGGCCAACGCCGCCCACATCACCCAACGGGTGATCCATGAGCACATCGGAATCTCCCAACCTACGATTCACCGCATGCTGCGCACCGTGCTGGAAAACCCGGCCCTCCTCGACCGAACACCGACCGAGGTCATCGACCGCCGCACCGCCGGCGAGATCAGCGATACCGAGATGATGCAGGTGCTGCTGGACTGGAACTTCACCTTCGGCACGGTTCCGGTCAGCAGCGGCATCTCGGCCGACGCATACGAGCCCGGCAGCTGGGACGAGATCGAACGCGCCTACTACCGCGGACTGCTCACCGACGACGAGATCGGCCGGTTGACGGAACGCAACACCGACGCCCTCGAGCAGGCGGCACGGTCTGCGTGA
- a CDS encoding NtaA/DmoA family FMN-dependent monooxygenase (This protein belongs to a clade of FMN-dependent monooxygenases, within a broader family of flavin-dependent oxidoreductases, the luciferase-like monooxygenase (LMM) family, some of whose members use coenzyme F420 rather than FMN.), whose protein sequence is MPAQREVILNVNVLDVGFHPSAWRAPDLHPTSFIDPNYYTEVAQIAERGTLDALFLADGPALREDPAVKPTRALEPTTVLGVVASATEHLGLIGTASTTFNDPFDLADRFLSLDVVSGGRVAWNVVTTFHAGTAHNFGRSRIPDRESRYRRATEFVDVVTALWESATTRDPVHHDGEFFHVHGVLPVPPSPQGHPLLVQAGGSPQGRTLAGRSADAVFSAELTLDAGRQHYRDVKDVARAAGRDPQAVKILPGLVTVVGCTEAEAIARYEDWESKAADGFSAERLGGMLGIDLSSLDPDRPIPEELLRAPVDPTFPGSLGFREAVVRLALESRYSVSELLRKAGGFGHRLVVGSPEQIADTFEEWFLAGAADGFNLMPDGFPSGLTDFVDHVVPLLRKKGIFRNEYAESTLRERFEGAPLPVSG, encoded by the coding sequence ATGCCCGCGCAACGAGAGGTCATCCTCAACGTCAACGTGCTGGACGTGGGTTTCCACCCGTCCGCGTGGCGGGCTCCCGACCTGCACCCGACGTCGTTCATCGACCCGAACTACTACACCGAGGTCGCGCAGATCGCCGAACGCGGCACCCTCGACGCGCTGTTCCTCGCGGACGGTCCGGCGCTCCGCGAGGATCCCGCCGTCAAGCCGACGCGGGCCCTCGAACCGACCACCGTGCTCGGGGTGGTGGCGAGCGCGACCGAGCACCTCGGCCTGATCGGCACGGCGTCGACGACGTTCAACGATCCGTTCGACCTGGCGGACCGATTCCTCTCCCTCGACGTCGTGTCCGGCGGACGGGTGGCGTGGAATGTGGTGACCACGTTCCACGCCGGGACCGCCCACAATTTCGGTCGCTCCCGGATTCCGGACCGCGAGTCGCGGTACCGCCGGGCCACGGAATTCGTGGACGTCGTGACGGCACTGTGGGAATCGGCGACCACCCGGGACCCGGTGCACCACGACGGGGAGTTCTTCCACGTTCACGGTGTACTGCCCGTGCCGCCGTCGCCGCAGGGCCACCCCCTGCTCGTGCAGGCCGGCGGATCCCCGCAGGGTCGCACGCTGGCAGGACGCAGCGCCGACGCTGTGTTCTCGGCGGAGCTCACACTCGATGCCGGGCGGCAACACTACCGGGACGTGAAGGATGTCGCGCGTGCCGCCGGTCGCGATCCCCAGGCAGTGAAGATCCTTCCCGGCCTCGTCACGGTGGTGGGCTGCACCGAGGCCGAGGCGATCGCCCGGTACGAAGACTGGGAATCCAAGGCCGCCGACGGCTTCTCCGCCGAACGGCTCGGCGGCATGCTCGGCATCGACCTGAGCTCGCTCGACCCGGACCGGCCGATCCCGGAGGAGTTGCTCCGTGCTCCGGTCGATCCGACGTTCCCCGGATCGCTCGGGTTCCGGGAAGCCGTCGTGCGACTGGCACTCGAAAGCCGGTACTCGGTGTCCGAACTGCTCCGCAAGGCCGGCGGCTTCGGCCACCGGCTCGTCGTCGGCTCACCCGAACAGATCGCCGACACCTTCGAGGAATGGTTCCTGGCGGGCGCGGCGGACGGCTTCAACCTCATGCCGGACGGATTCCCCTCCGGGCTCACCGATTTCGTCGATCACGTCGTTCCGCTCCTCCGCAAGAAGGGGATCTTCCGGAACGAGTACGCAGAATCCACCCTCCGCGAACGCTTCGAGGGCGCTCCACTCCCCGTGAGTGGTTAA